In Paraburkholderia aromaticivorans, a single window of DNA contains:
- a CDS encoding glycosyltransferase family 4 protein: MRDGSKQDQIKVLIAGRDLNGTGGGRVIVETAKGLSRLGCDVTVLADAYAAELRGEVEVRTTPFGNALYRWKTKNKFTRLLRHNLQVFCFMGFGTLQAANFRKRGYVIFNHNIDILTADALILHNVVRVQAAMDQRSAFRKVLRYLNPVISAKILRERWILSRGKVSTIVAVSWPAMQDAKPMMRRDRELAVIHNGVDVTKFKPSFVSPEVDSSTLPLLFIAHQFEAKGLRYVIEALSSLPQRIVLWVGGGRSSNVDVYREYANSLGVADRVQFFGTVDTVDLYQKCFAFVLPTDYETFGMVLIEAMACAKPVLAHPVGGIVDFLRDEENGMFIKQEADDIASKVMRLVSDADLRSKLSAAALATAEEHAWDKVTGKYFQILSALHEGNKDVSK; the protein is encoded by the coding sequence ATGCGTGACGGTTCAAAGCAAGATCAAATCAAGGTGCTAATCGCAGGACGTGACCTAAATGGGACAGGTGGAGGACGGGTCATCGTAGAGACCGCAAAAGGTCTCTCCCGGCTGGGATGCGATGTCACCGTATTGGCGGATGCTTACGCAGCGGAATTGCGTGGAGAGGTAGAAGTTCGAACAACTCCATTCGGAAACGCGCTGTATCGGTGGAAGACGAAAAATAAGTTCACGCGGCTGCTAAGACACAACTTGCAAGTCTTCTGTTTTATGGGTTTTGGCACCCTTCAGGCCGCAAATTTCAGGAAACGAGGTTATGTCATTTTCAATCACAACATCGATATACTCACGGCGGATGCTCTCATTCTACACAATGTAGTACGCGTGCAGGCCGCGATGGATCAACGTTCAGCGTTTAGAAAAGTTCTACGCTACTTGAATCCTGTCATATCTGCGAAGATTTTGCGCGAAAGGTGGATTCTGTCGCGAGGGAAAGTATCTACAATCGTGGCAGTCTCATGGCCCGCAATGCAGGACGCGAAGCCCATGATGCGGCGCGACAGGGAGTTGGCTGTTATTCATAACGGCGTTGACGTAACGAAGTTCAAACCAAGTTTTGTTTCGCCGGAGGTAGATTCCTCGACACTGCCACTGTTATTCATTGCGCATCAATTTGAGGCTAAGGGGCTTCGCTATGTAATCGAGGCGCTGAGCAGCCTTCCGCAACGAATAGTGCTATGGGTTGGCGGCGGTAGAAGTAGTAATGTTGATGTCTACCGGGAGTATGCCAACTCTCTCGGCGTTGCAGATCGTGTGCAATTCTTCGGGACGGTTGACACCGTTGATTTGTACCAAAAATGCTTTGCATTTGTCTTGCCGACAGATTATGAAACGTTCGGAATGGTCCTAATTGAGGCTATGGCTTGCGCCAAGCCTGTGTTGGCCCACCCCGTCGGTGGAATCGTTGATTTCTTGCGTGATGAAGAAAATGGGATGTTCATTAAGCAGGAAGCAGATGACATAGCCTCCAAAGTGATGCGCTTGGTGTCAGACGCAGACTTGCGATCTAAGTTAAGTGCTGCGGCGCTCGCTACTGCGGAAGAACACGCATGGGACAAGGTGACTGGCAAGTATTTTCAAATACTTTCGGCACTGCATGAAGGTAACAAGGATGTCAGTAAGTGA
- a CDS encoding O-antigen ligase family protein: MTNANPAIRRSQTGSFTLLYLVLGLGIAMFPISDFLYTYAVRGLSEGQVGGRYWIYGRIAMTVVLSTVLVTSGRLRFADFRVFSLVIIAILASGISFAREGMTGGDFVQEVIVILAEIFAVFVYASAFRRLTNQQLRSIEKLLAFTLMIYAGCIIMGSVLSVDMFRAYHTDANHARAGYKGIFYAQNEASGVLLSGVAFAFLGALRGEWSQRRKVFLITLFLASFMLGTKAAPLACIGVLGAYYYSRYGTVKASFLITITVSLIACIALACYLFVPAVHEAVDLSIQYFTYHSNFVSSDSQVQSTLLSGRNQKFSDIWKNVARDGFLPFFVGGYPIVNYLTEMDEIDIALILGIPVFALYFIELYKLFIHKQRHSAGRFGKYFFVLFVCIACTAGHMMKSAIIAPYLAMISEIIRRSILVVSNTDKS; this comes from the coding sequence GTGACTAACGCTAACCCGGCAATTCGTAGGTCCCAAACAGGGTCCTTCACATTGTTATATCTCGTGTTGGGACTTGGTATAGCGATGTTTCCGATATCGGATTTTCTTTACACGTATGCCGTGCGGGGGCTGTCCGAAGGTCAAGTGGGCGGTCGCTACTGGATTTACGGGCGCATTGCGATGACGGTCGTGCTATCGACCGTGCTTGTCACAAGCGGAAGACTGAGGTTCGCAGACTTTAGGGTTTTTTCTCTGGTAATAATCGCGATATTGGCATCGGGTATTTCCTTTGCGCGAGAGGGTATGACAGGAGGCGACTTCGTTCAAGAGGTCATCGTTATTCTTGCCGAAATTTTCGCAGTATTTGTCTATGCGTCGGCCTTTCGACGGTTGACTAATCAGCAGCTAAGGTCAATAGAGAAACTACTGGCCTTCACCCTCATGATTTATGCAGGATGCATCATCATGGGTTCGGTTCTTTCTGTTGATATGTTTCGCGCTTATCATACAGATGCTAACCATGCACGCGCCGGATACAAAGGTATCTTCTATGCGCAGAATGAGGCGTCTGGCGTTCTGTTGTCCGGTGTTGCCTTCGCCTTCTTGGGCGCGCTGCGAGGTGAATGGTCTCAGCGTCGAAAAGTATTTTTGATAACGTTATTTTTGGCCTCGTTCATGCTGGGCACCAAGGCTGCGCCGCTCGCATGTATTGGGGTTCTGGGAGCGTACTACTATTCGCGCTACGGAACGGTGAAAGCTTCGTTCCTCATCACGATTACGGTTTCACTGATCGCCTGTATTGCATTGGCGTGTTACTTGTTCGTGCCTGCGGTTCATGAGGCGGTAGATTTAAGTATTCAATACTTCACTTACCATAGCAATTTCGTGTCTTCTGATAGCCAAGTGCAAAGCACGTTGCTGTCTGGACGAAATCAAAAATTTTCTGATATCTGGAAAAACGTAGCCCGGGATGGATTCCTGCCGTTCTTTGTTGGCGGATACCCCATCGTCAACTACCTCACGGAAATGGATGAGATTGATATCGCCTTGATCCTGGGAATTCCGGTGTTCGCTCTGTATTTCATCGAGCTATACAAGCTGTTTATTCACAAGCAACGACATTCGGCTGGTAGATTCGGAAAGTATTTCTTCGTTCTTTTTGTGTGCATTGCCTGTACTGCTGGGCACATGATGAAATCGGCAATTATCGCTCCGTATCTGGCGATGATTTCGGAAATTATCCGGCGCTCTATCTTGGTGGTGTCTAATACGGATAAATCGTAG
- a CDS encoding glycosyltransferase family 4 protein produces the protein MSDHNVVLSTEPEGGKGGIATVVPIHMEALNLIGSTQLIPTHRGGGAIGKILPWVASFFKIIAVLFVRRKDRITFHIHPGSGFCIIRMLLLALYLRFVLVQRTVVYVHTPYLEQYLQNTTWRFLLLTLIRCGHRSVALTEFAKELIERESSVKNLEVVPNPYRIPKQPPRKKIRDEGRVTILSLGRLVDGKGFAETVKAMKYLPPNYRLVIGGEGPLGVSLGKLIADEGLSERVDMEGWVSGDAKEELLRNSHVFCLPSQIDSFGMSFVEAQVYELPIVAFAHPPVMEVVHQPGGVFVRSSDPQEIAHAILRANELNYQSRPDAGRKWVDSTFGVEIIAKKIGRLIEHCHS, from the coding sequence ATGAGTGATCATAATGTAGTGCTATCGACGGAGCCCGAGGGCGGAAAAGGTGGGATTGCAACAGTAGTACCAATCCACATGGAGGCGCTCAACCTCATTGGCAGCACGCAGTTAATCCCAACGCACAGGGGAGGGGGTGCCATTGGAAAAATTTTGCCATGGGTCGCCTCGTTTTTCAAGATAATCGCCGTTTTGTTTGTCAGAAGAAAAGACAGGATCACCTTCCATATTCATCCTGGATCTGGCTTCTGTATCATTCGAATGCTGCTCCTTGCACTGTATCTACGATTCGTTCTCGTGCAGAGGACCGTGGTTTATGTGCATACGCCGTACCTGGAACAGTATCTTCAGAATACGACTTGGCGGTTTCTTCTTCTGACGTTGATCCGCTGCGGTCATCGCTCCGTCGCACTGACGGAGTTCGCTAAGGAACTCATAGAGCGCGAATCCTCTGTGAAAAACTTGGAGGTGGTTCCCAACCCCTACAGAATTCCGAAGCAGCCGCCTCGAAAAAAAATTCGGGATGAAGGACGCGTCACCATTCTGTCACTGGGGCGTCTAGTTGATGGTAAGGGTTTTGCGGAAACCGTAAAAGCTATGAAATATCTGCCTCCTAACTACAGGTTGGTAATCGGAGGGGAGGGTCCTTTGGGGGTTTCTCTCGGAAAACTGATCGCCGATGAGGGGTTATCTGAACGCGTGGACATGGAAGGATGGGTTTCGGGCGACGCAAAGGAAGAACTCTTACGGAACTCCCATGTGTTCTGTCTTCCGAGCCAGATTGATTCGTTTGGTATGAGCTTCGTAGAGGCACAAGTGTACGAACTTCCTATCGTGGCCTTTGCACACCCTCCCGTCATGGAAGTGGTGCACCAACCGGGAGGGGTGTTTGTTCGCTCAAGTGATCCGCAGGAAATTGCGCACGCGATACTCCGAGCCAATGAACTTAATTATCAGTCACGACCTGATGCAGGAAGAAAATGGGTCGATTCTACCTTCGGGGTGGAAATCATCGCAAAGAAGATCGGGCGGCTGATCGAGCACTGCCATAGCTAG
- a CDS encoding heparin lyase I family protein, whose amino-acid sequence MKTGIRLAALVVLAFSTNSAFSSDVLFYTDWSNGIDKHIQCQAPNTESIKIARPADVDLPPMMQATIDKSDNYSKVANGTPRAEISFNGFVYFEQKKEYVIDWSIYIPKDYEFDSKQQELIAQIHQGPNAGYPPFGLFFSGDGQYEVHSRTLYRPDFITEFFGSASSDRGSLVHWQLRYLPDGTGEYAITELRKNGKVVFETNGLPNAYQKDDKAYLKLGLYKAQWLTDPSTVEKRTLFYGPVSIRVIN is encoded by the coding sequence ATGAAGACTGGTATTCGCCTGGCGGCTCTAGTAGTGCTTGCGTTCAGCACGAATTCGGCCTTTTCCAGTGACGTACTATTTTATACGGACTGGAGTAATGGTATTGACAAGCACATTCAATGCCAAGCGCCGAACACGGAATCCATAAAAATAGCGCGTCCTGCTGACGTAGATCTGCCTCCAATGATGCAGGCCACAATCGATAAATCCGATAACTATTCCAAGGTTGCTAATGGAACGCCTCGGGCTGAGATTTCCTTCAATGGATTCGTGTACTTCGAGCAAAAGAAAGAGTACGTCATCGATTGGAGCATATACATTCCTAAAGATTACGAATTCGACTCCAAGCAGCAGGAACTGATCGCGCAAATCCATCAGGGACCGAATGCAGGTTATCCCCCATTTGGTCTTTTCTTTTCTGGCGATGGCCAATACGAGGTTCATAGCCGAACGCTCTATCGTCCTGACTTTATAACTGAGTTTTTTGGTTCGGCTAGCAGTGACAGGGGGAGCCTCGTGCATTGGCAGTTGCGCTACTTACCAGATGGTACCGGGGAATACGCCATCACGGAGTTGCGAAAAAATGGAAAGGTCGTTTTCGAGACGAATGGCCTGCCCAATGCGTATCAAAAGGATGATAAAGCTTACCTGAAACTTGGTCTTTACAAGGCTCAGTGGCTTACGGACCCTTCCACTGTTGAAAAGCGCACGTTGTTCTACGGTCCCGTTTCTATTCGAGTAATTAACTGA
- a CDS encoding WecB/TagA/CpsF family glycosyltransferase, whose product MDETVDLIAKRIRKRKFTQHVVVNVAKIVHAQKDKQLAASMAACHIINIDGMGVVWGARILGVCIPERVSGVDLFGNLVEMAACEKFPIFLLGATDVVVSSVSVKLQELHTELIIAGFHHGYFWDDEAAIVKRIRDSGARMLFVAITSPKKENFINRWKDQLGVDFVMGVGGTFDVVAGKVRRAPVWMQRAGMEWLYRVIQEPTRMWKRYLVTNSIFAVMLVRALIAGPKQAQ is encoded by the coding sequence ATGGATGAGACGGTTGACCTGATCGCCAAACGTATCAGAAAACGCAAATTCACGCAGCACGTTGTCGTGAACGTCGCCAAGATCGTGCACGCGCAAAAGGACAAGCAACTGGCCGCTTCTATGGCTGCGTGTCACATTATCAACATAGACGGCATGGGAGTCGTTTGGGGGGCGCGAATTCTCGGGGTGTGCATTCCTGAGCGTGTGTCCGGAGTAGATCTCTTCGGCAATTTGGTCGAAATGGCAGCTTGCGAGAAGTTCCCGATCTTCCTTTTGGGGGCTACGGATGTCGTGGTTAGCTCCGTAAGTGTGAAGCTGCAAGAGCTGCACACGGAGTTGATCATAGCGGGGTTTCACCACGGCTACTTCTGGGATGATGAAGCGGCAATCGTAAAGCGCATCCGCGATTCTGGGGCAAGAATGCTGTTCGTCGCGATCACTTCACCCAAGAAGGAAAACTTCATCAACCGCTGGAAAGATCAGCTTGGCGTTGATTTTGTGATGGGTGTCGGCGGAACGTTTGACGTTGTTGCAGGGAAGGTTCGGCGTGCGCCTGTATGGATGCAGCGCGCAGGCATGGAATGGTTATATCGAGTAATACAGGAACCGACTCGTATGTGGAAGAGATATCTCGTCACGAACTCGATATTCGCCGTGATGCTCGTGCGGGCGCTTATTGCAGGCCCCAAGCAAGCTCAGTAA
- a CDS encoding tyrosine-type recombinase/integrase, translating to MAMRWLPRPPTKKTSALSTQRYKRHACATHLLASGFTLKQIGDHLGHRSAYATRVYAKVDLAGLRQVAEFDLRGLL from the coding sequence ATGGCGATGCGCTGGTTGCCGCGACCGCCAACCAAAAAAACCTCTGCCTTATCTACCCAGCGATATAAGCGTCATGCCTGCGCGACACATCTTCTCGCCTCGGGCTTTACGCTTAAACAGATCGGCGACCATCTGGGTCATCGCAGCGCATACGCGACCCGTGTGTACGCGAAGGTCGATCTGGCCGGATTGCGGCAGGTCGCGGAGTTTGATCTCAGGGGGCTGCTATGA
- a CDS encoding IS91 family transposase, whose amino-acid sequence MRPALEVADIFRQCGPSFRLSHAEGLSRVQRRVMSAIELCRTAALGAHLEQCDACGHQRISYDSCRNRHCPKCQSLARAQWLERRHAELLPSTEYFHVVFTLPETIAALAFQNRRTLYDLLFRASAETLRTIAADPKHLGAEIGFLTILHTWGQNLQHHPHVHCVVPGGGISPDGERWIACRPGFFLSVRVLSRLFRRLFLQQLRRAYDAGGLRLHGQFESLSDPVEFAAWLAPAARAEWVVYAKPPFGGAEHVLDYLGRYTHRVAISNNRLLAFDGHTVQFCWKDYRHESRQRTMTLTADEFIRRFLLHVLPDGFKRIRSYGWLANCHRADKLATCRQLLGVEAPAAAAAEPGEDYRDRYQRLTGKSLRDCPVCGKGHMLRIEDMPGSLPRAPPGPTHAR is encoded by the coding sequence ATGCGGCCGGCGCTCGAAGTGGCGGACATTTTCCGCCAGTGTGGGCCCAGTTTCCGGCTATCCCATGCCGAGGGGCTCAGTCGTGTGCAGCGACGCGTGATGAGTGCCATCGAGCTGTGTCGTACCGCAGCGCTTGGTGCCCATCTCGAGCAGTGCGATGCATGCGGCCATCAGCGCATCAGTTACGACTCGTGTCGTAACCGGCACTGTCCGAAATGCCAGTCACTCGCCCGCGCGCAATGGCTCGAACGCCGGCATGCGGAACTCCTCCCCTCGACCGAGTATTTCCATGTCGTCTTCACGCTTCCCGAAACCATCGCCGCTCTCGCGTTCCAGAACAGGAGGACGCTCTACGATCTGCTGTTCCGCGCCAGCGCCGAAACGTTGCGCACGATCGCCGCCGATCCGAAGCACCTGGGCGCCGAGATCGGCTTCCTCACGATCCTGCATACGTGGGGACAGAATCTGCAGCATCACCCTCATGTGCATTGCGTTGTGCCGGGCGGCGGCATCTCCCCGGACGGCGAGCGCTGGATCGCCTGCCGTCCCGGCTTCTTCCTTTCCGTGCGGGTCCTGTCACGGCTCTTTCGCCGCCTGTTTCTCCAACAGCTGCGCCGCGCTTACGACGCCGGCGGGCTGCGCCTGCACGGTCAGTTCGAATCCCTGAGCGATCCCGTCGAATTCGCAGCCTGGCTTGCACCCGCGGCACGGGCGGAGTGGGTGGTCTACGCCAAACCACCCTTTGGCGGTGCCGAACACGTGCTCGATTACCTGGGCCGCTACACCCACCGCGTCGCCATCTCCAACAACCGGCTGCTCGCCTTCGACGGGCACACCGTGCAGTTCTGCTGGAAGGACTACCGGCACGAGTCCAGACAAAGGACCATGACGCTCACGGCCGACGAGTTCATCCGTCGCTTCCTGCTGCATGTGCTGCCTGACGGCTTCAAGCGCATTCGCAGCTACGGGTGGCTCGCCAACTGCCACCGTGCCGACAAGCTCGCCACCTGCAGGCAGCTGCTCGGTGTCGAGGCTCCCGCTGCTGCCGCAGCCGAGCCCGGGGAAGACTACCGTGACCGCTACCAGCGACTCACCGGCAAGTCACTGCGCGACTGCCCCGTATGTGGCAAGGGACACATGCTCCGCATCGAAGACATGCCCGGCAGCCTTCCACGAGCCCCGCCAGGTCCCACCCATGCGCGCTAG